In Aptenodytes patagonicus chromosome 6, bAptPat1.pri.cur, whole genome shotgun sequence, one genomic interval encodes:
- the P2RY14 gene encoding P2Y purinoceptor 14 translates to MFNSSTNSSGNNCSHSTVITKTVIPLVYCLIFIVGLLLNGVAAWIFLYVSSKKSFIVYLKNIVVADLLMSLTFPFKILADSEIAPPQLNTFVCRYSAVVFYTNMYIGITFFGLIGFDRYYKIVKPLFTSFVHTVNYSKVVSIIIWLLLMLISFPNIILTNEITKESYSRKCIGLKSELGRQWHKASSYICTGIFWVVFLLLIIFYTSISKKIYSSYKKFRRNSDVTKRKISRNIFSIMFVFVICFVPYHLCRIPYTLSQTSSQFNCQSKKTLFYAKEFTLVLSAANVCLDPIIYFFLCLPFKEKLYQKLHLKLKTSSEVEISKSRRSNTLQGSINIV, encoded by the coding sequence ATGTTCAACTCCAGCACAAACTCCTCGGGCAACAACTGCAGTCACAGCACAGTAATAACCAAGACAGTCATTCCCCTGGTCTACTGTTTAATTTTCATAGTAGGACTCCTGCTGAACGGTGTGGCAGCATGGATCTTTCTGTATGTTTCTAGCAAAAAGAGTTTTATTGTCTATCTCAAAAACATCGTTGTTGCCGATCTCCTAATGAGCTTgacatttcctttcaaaattctTGCAGATTCAGAAATTGCACCTCCACAGCTCAACACATTTGTGTGCAGAtactctgctgttgttttttataCAAACATGTATATCGGGATAACATTTTTTGGCCTCATAGGTTTTGACAGATACTACAAAATTGTAAAGCCTTTATTCACCTCCTTTGTTCACACGGTTAACTACAGTAAGGTGGTCTCTATAATCATATGGCTATTGTTAATGCTTATATCATTTCCAAATATTATTTTGACTAATGAAATCACTAAAGAAAGTTATTCCAGAAAATGTATAGGTCTTAAAAGTGAGCTTGGCAGACAGTGGCATAAGGCGTCAAGTTATATTTGCACAGGGATAttctgggttgtttttcttctgctaatAATTTTTTACACTTCTATatcaaaaaaaatatatagctcTTATAAAAAATTCAGAAGGAACTCAGATGTGACCAAGAGAAAAATCAGCCGTAATATATTCAGTATAATGTTTGTATTTGTCATTTGCTTTGTACCCTATCACCTCTGCAGAATACCATACACTCTAAGTCAAACTAGCTCACAATTCAACTGCCAGTCAAAAAAAACTCTGTTCTACGCAAAGGAGTTTACTCTTGTACTGTCTGCTGCAAATGTGTGCCTTGAtcccattatttattttttcctctgcctaccctttaaagaaaagctgtatCAAAAACTGCATCTCAAGCTGAAAACTTCAAGTGAGGTTGAAATTTCTAAATCCAGAAGATCAAATACACTTCAGGGAAGTATAAACATAGTGTAG